A single Mixta calida DNA region contains:
- the bcsG gene encoding cellulose biosynthesis protein BcsG has product MTDGKKTQPSTAAFWRSWRGLGGWNFYFLIKFALLWFGYLNFHALANLVFLAWLLLPLPSERLHRLRNWISLPIGIGLFWHDTWLPGPQSILSQGAQVAGFSSAYLLDLFNRFINWQMVGAAFVMLVLYLFISQWVRITVLVSLMLVWINVINIAGPSISLLPTRSATPEVVLNSKTPANNAAADKNALDESAPPTSANLTAYLNRFYETEKQRVTHFPDTLSPDSQPFDVLIINICSLAWSDIDAVQLRDHPLWKHFDILLNNYNSATGYSGPAGIRLLRASCGQTSHSDLYKPAQQQCYLFDNLAKLGFKEQLMMDHTGVFGNYLKELRDFGDIQAPLMSQAGIASELTSFDGSPVFNDAQLMQRWLDDRTKSSDARTATFYNLIPLHDGTREPGTTGTAPWKPRAQVLFDQLDAFLTNLEKSGRRVIVMVVPEHGAALVGDKMQMSGLRDIPSPGITHVPVGIRFVGMKAPHQGQPLSVDTPTSLLAISELLSRVVDGQVFNAPNVNMSVLTENLPQTPVVSENDNAVVVMYQGKPWIRLNGGDWVPYPQ; this is encoded by the coding sequence ATGACTGATGGTAAAAAGACGCAGCCTTCAACGGCTGCTTTCTGGCGTAGCTGGCGCGGTCTGGGCGGCTGGAATTTCTATTTCCTGATTAAATTTGCGCTGCTGTGGTTCGGCTATCTTAACTTTCATGCGCTGGCGAACCTGGTCTTTCTCGCCTGGCTGCTGCTGCCGCTGCCGTCGGAGCGGCTGCACCGCCTGCGCAACTGGATTTCGCTGCCGATCGGCATCGGCCTGTTCTGGCATGACACCTGGCTGCCCGGCCCGCAAAGCATTCTGAGCCAGGGCGCTCAGGTGGCGGGATTTTCCAGCGCCTACCTGCTCGATCTCTTTAATCGCTTTATTAACTGGCAGATGGTCGGCGCAGCGTTCGTCATGCTGGTGCTTTACCTGTTTATTTCTCAGTGGGTGCGCATTACGGTGCTGGTTTCGCTGATGCTGGTCTGGATAAACGTGATCAATATCGCCGGGCCGTCGATTTCGCTGCTGCCGACCCGCTCCGCCACGCCGGAAGTGGTGCTGAACAGCAAAACGCCCGCCAATAACGCGGCGGCGGATAAAAACGCGCTGGATGAGTCGGCGCCGCCGACCAGCGCCAACCTGACCGCTTACCTGAACCGCTTCTATGAAACGGAAAAACAGCGCGTCACCCATTTCCCCGATACGCTGTCTCCTGATTCGCAGCCGTTCGATGTACTGATTATCAATATCTGCTCGCTCGCCTGGTCCGATATCGATGCGGTGCAGCTGCGCGACCATCCACTGTGGAAGCACTTCGATATTCTGTTGAACAACTACAACTCCGCGACCGGCTACAGCGGCCCGGCGGGGATTCGTCTGCTGCGCGCCAGCTGCGGTCAGACCTCGCACAGCGATCTCTATAAGCCCGCGCAGCAGCAGTGTTATCTGTTTGATAACCTGGCGAAGCTGGGCTTTAAAGAGCAGCTGATGATGGATCATACCGGTGTCTTCGGTAACTACCTGAAAGAGCTGCGCGACTTTGGCGATATTCAGGCGCCGCTGATGTCGCAGGCGGGCATCGCGTCGGAGCTGACCTCGTTCGATGGTTCGCCGGTGTTCAACGACGCGCAGCTGATGCAGCGCTGGCTGGATGACCGCACCAAAAGCAGCGATGCGCGCACCGCCACCTTCTATAACCTGATCCCGCTGCACGACGGCACGCGCGAGCCTGGCACAACCGGCACCGCGCCCTGGAAGCCGCGCGCGCAGGTGCTGTTCGATCAGCTGGACGCCTTCCTGACCAACCTGGAAAAATCGGGCCGTCGGGTCATCGTGATGGTGGTGCCGGAGCATGGCGCTGCGCTGGTGGGCGACAAGATGCAGATGTCCGGCCTGCGCGATATTCCCAGCCCAGGCATTACCCATGTGCCGGTCGGCATTCGCTTTGTCGGCATGAAGGCGCCGCATCAGGGCCAGCCGCTGAGCGTCGATACGCCGACCAGCCTGCTGGCGATATCAGAACTGCTGTCGCGCGTCGTGGATGGCCAGGTGTTTAACGCGCCGAACGTCAATATGTCAGTGCTGACGGAGAACCTGCCGCAGACGCCGGTGGTATCGGAAAACGATAATGCGGTGGTGGTGATGTATCAGGGCAAACCCTGGATTCGCCTGAACGGCGGCGACTGGGTGCCTTATCCGCAGTAA
- the bcsF gene encoding cellulose biosynthesis protein BcsF: protein MTLMDGVQILILLVLIALLTKPLYTRWLPARWRGIMHRLLPPRSLKYEGTWQRQSTKTDKDK, encoded by the coding sequence ATGACATTAATGGATGGAGTTCAGATCCTGATTCTGCTGGTGCTGATCGCGCTGCTGACAAAACCGCTCTATACCCGCTGGCTGCCCGCACGCTGGCGCGGCATTATGCATCGGCTCTTGCCGCCACGCTCGTTGAAATATGAAGGCACCTGGCAACGCCAGTCCACTAAAACGGATAAAGATAAATAA
- the bcsE gene encoding cellulose biosynthesis protein BcsE — MALSFTLGIEQVQNELIDMQPPGCYWLTVNRPEDARRLARQVMAAQKSLTLISAGDAPQALLEPALPQGPNRIPFYSLPEKRRALLDLPEDLARTLSAKPRLVLFFNNFSFIEKLSPAELTAWSKKINHTLATCNCCLLIITSGSGVNNLRQTLLSTFRQLNGLAHLEYQQDIWNYRVSWWCHDRRLMADRALRLTFQPAGFAAVNENEQNTPLTLNDEAICLAEKQVLEGAPPLSSHWQLFGNNELVASRAQQADSATVIFALTHNDQIRTLAQDVHSLRRTRGAGLKIIVREMQTSLRYSDERLLLACGVNAIVPFGAPMSRFLTTLESLQGQRYNRHVPADLDALLQSLQPLQLRGFLPLDKFCEAVTQLVNNTLLPENGKGLLVALRPVPELRPEQALTLCKPRRYGDLVTVLGDRLYLFLSSCRYNDLDTALKFIFRLPHDELFSNRLVWFEDLQILSEVRQMKTLVPGAWKDKPPELTVAVPDTTVSAPAPVARPTPQPVALKIYKTGATRE, encoded by the coding sequence ATGGCACTCTCTTTTACGCTCGGTATTGAGCAGGTTCAGAATGAATTAATTGATATGCAGCCGCCCGGCTGTTACTGGCTTACCGTCAACCGGCCTGAGGATGCCCGCAGGCTGGCGCGACAGGTTATGGCGGCGCAAAAGTCCCTGACGCTTATCAGCGCCGGCGATGCGCCGCAGGCGCTGCTGGAGCCTGCTTTGCCGCAGGGGCCGAATCGTATTCCATTCTACTCGCTGCCTGAAAAACGCCGCGCGCTGTTGGATTTGCCGGAAGATTTAGCGCGCACGCTTTCAGCGAAGCCGCGGCTGGTATTATTTTTCAATAATTTTTCTTTCATTGAAAAGCTATCACCTGCGGAATTAACTGCGTGGAGTAAAAAAATCAACCACACGCTGGCCACGTGTAATTGTTGCCTGTTAATTATTACTTCCGGTTCTGGCGTAAATAATTTACGTCAGACATTACTGAGTACTTTCCGCCAATTAAACGGCCTGGCGCATCTCGAATATCAGCAGGATATCTGGAATTACCGCGTCAGCTGGTGGTGCCACGATCGTCGCCTGATGGCGGATCGGGCGCTGCGCTTAACGTTTCAGCCTGCCGGCTTTGCGGCGGTCAATGAAAATGAGCAGAACACGCCGCTGACGCTGAACGATGAGGCGATCTGTCTTGCAGAAAAACAGGTGCTGGAAGGCGCGCCGCCGCTCTCCAGCCACTGGCAGTTGTTCGGCAATAACGAGCTGGTCGCGTCACGCGCCCAGCAGGCCGACTCTGCGACGGTAATTTTTGCCCTTACCCATAACGATCAGATCCGCACCCTGGCGCAGGACGTTCACAGCCTGCGCCGCACCCGCGGCGCCGGGCTGAAAATTATCGTGCGCGAGATGCAGACCAGCCTGCGCTACAGTGACGAACGTCTGCTGCTGGCGTGCGGCGTCAACGCCATCGTGCCGTTTGGCGCGCCGATGTCGCGCTTTTTGACGACGCTGGAAAGCCTTCAGGGCCAACGCTATAACCGCCACGTTCCTGCCGATCTCGATGCGCTGCTACAATCACTGCAACCGCTTCAGCTACGCGGCTTTTTACCGCTGGATAAATTCTGCGAAGCGGTGACGCAGCTGGTGAACAATACCCTGCTGCCGGAAAACGGCAAAGGTCTGTTGGTGGCGCTGCGTCCGGTGCCTGAGTTGCGGCCTGAGCAAGCGCTTACTTTATGTAAGCCGCGCCGCTACGGCGACCTGGTGACCGTGCTGGGCGACCGGCTCTATCTCTTTCTCTCTTCGTGTCGCTATAACGATCTCGATACGGCGCTGAAATTTATTTTCCGTCTGCCGCACGATGAGCTGTTCTCCAATCGCCTGGTCTGGTTTGAAGATTTGCAGATCCTTTCCGAGGTCAGGCAGATGAAAACGCTGGTGCCGGGCGCATGGAAAGACAAGCCGCCTGAACTGACTGTGGCCGTACCGGATACGACGGTATCCGCGCCGGCGCCTGTAGCGCGTCCAACGCCGCAGCCGGTGGCGCTGAAGATTTATAAAACGGGAGCCACGCGCGAATGA
- the bcsR gene encoding cellulose biosynthesis protein BcsR, which produces MKQPQEISAIPEKLGLRDDISTLGEAFSFTAFRYVDIVQEERLAAILARWPLLSELSREQQEKENACRS; this is translated from the coding sequence ATGAAACAACCGCAAGAAATTTCTGCAATACCCGAAAAACTCGGACTGCGTGACGATATCAGTACGCTCGGAGAGGCGTTCTCTTTTACTGCATTTCGCTACGTCGATATTGTACAGGAAGAGAGATTGGCGGCCATTCTGGCGCGCTGGCCATTATTGAGCGAACTTTCCAGAGAGCAACAGGAAAAGGAAAACGCATGCCGGTCTTAG
- the bcsQ gene encoding cellulose biosynthesis protein BcsQ, whose translation MPVLALQGIRGGTGTTSVTAALAWALQQLGESTLVIDWSPTNQLRLHFNTPHSERCGWMRAALDGDAQHVALRYPDGPDFIPFGELNGEERARFYADPASFASDWLQHLTELKTQYRWVLLDLPGGEHPWLQPIYAQADRLVQLLVADGNCHTRLHQPFTTRRPLYLLNLFNANSKVQQDLHQLWIGSLHSLIPLLIHRDEALSEALLNKQPLGEYRPHALASEEIVTLANWLIMYVRGEGV comes from the coding sequence ATGCCGGTCTTAGCATTACAGGGCATACGGGGCGGGACAGGCACGACATCGGTGACGGCGGCGCTGGCCTGGGCTTTACAGCAGCTGGGCGAATCCACGTTGGTGATAGACTGGTCGCCGACCAATCAGCTGCGCCTGCATTTTAATACGCCGCACAGCGAGCGCTGCGGCTGGATGCGCGCGGCGCTGGACGGCGATGCGCAGCATGTGGCGCTGCGCTATCCGGACGGCCCCGATTTTATCCCGTTCGGCGAGCTGAACGGCGAGGAACGCGCGCGCTTTTACGCCGATCCCGCCTCTTTCGCCAGCGACTGGCTCCAGCATCTGACTGAATTGAAAACGCAGTACCGCTGGGTTTTGCTCGATCTGCCCGGCGGCGAGCATCCCTGGCTGCAACCGATCTATGCGCAGGCCGATCGCCTGGTGCAGCTGTTGGTGGCCGACGGCAACTGCCATACGCGACTGCATCAACCATTCACGACGCGTCGTCCGCTCTACCTGCTTAACCTGTTTAACGCCAACAGCAAAGTGCAGCAGGATCTGCATCAGCTCTGGATCGGTTCGCTGCACAGCCTGATTCCGCTGCTGATCCATCGTGACGAGGCGCTCTCCGAAGCGCTGCTCAACAAGCAGCCGCTGGGCGAGTATCGTCCGCACGCGCTGGCCAGTGAAGAGATCGTCACGCTGGCGAACTGGCTGATTATGTACGTGCGCGGAGAAGGCGTATGA
- the bcsA gene encoding UDP-forming cellulose synthase catalytic subunit — protein sequence MNPLRWLIAAPAWQALSTRYGDYRQAGASSLAASIQCFWLTLGWSLLRFETPGWQRIIAQRRTLWPHISPERPRPLDIVRFFSQSVWLLLILPQVGSNVSQRKRFNAFRRLFSWRQRIYLWLDALPQRIQQGEQLEKRISTMPPVARKLIFIVSSLAAAGLALLCISQPFDLFTQFIFVVMLWSLAMIVRRVPGRLATMMLIVLSLTVSCRYLWWRYTSTLNWDDPVSLTFGLLLIAAETYAWVVLVLGYFQTLWPLHRQPVSMPEDTRHWPTVDLLVPTYNEPMSVVKPTIYAALGIDWPKDKLNIFILDDGGREEFRQFAASVGVNYVARATHEHAKAGNINNALRTVCKSEFVTIFDCDHVPTRSFLQMTLGWFLKDKKLAMLQTPHHFFSPDPFERNLGRFRRTPNEGTLFYGLVQDGNDTWDATFFCGSCAVLRRTALDEIGGIAVETVTEDAHTSLRLHRRGHTSAYIRIPQAAGLATESLSAHIGQRIRWARGMVQIFRLDNPLMGRGLKLVQRLCYANAMLHFLSGIPRLIFLLAPLAFLLCHAYIIFAPALAIAIYVMPHMLHTSLTNSRIQGRYRHSFWSEVYETVLAWYIARPTTVALFNPHKGKFNVTAKGGLVEEKHLDWVITKPYMILVLLNLAGVFMAGWRVVYGPQNEVLTVLVSLLWVFYNMIILGGAVAVSVEARQIREAHRVEMAMPAAIARKDGHMLPCTLRDYSDGGVGVELREAEALKDGEEIHLLLRRSQQEFSFPATVQCVFGRRAGIRLKNLTTEEHIDFIQCTFARADTWALWQDGFPEDKPVQSLADIMILGFKGYIRLAEYGPARIRQLFLMLTAFLSWLASFFPKGVGSAPAGVAGVKQ from the coding sequence ATGAATCCGTTACGCTGGCTGATCGCTGCGCCCGCCTGGCAGGCGCTGAGCACCCGCTACGGCGACTACCGTCAGGCGGGCGCCTCGTCGCTGGCCGCCAGCATCCAGTGCTTCTGGCTGACGCTGGGCTGGTCGCTGCTGCGCTTTGAAACGCCGGGCTGGCAGCGCATCATTGCGCAACGCCGCACGCTCTGGCCGCACATTTCACCGGAGCGGCCGCGTCCGCTCGATATCGTGCGCTTTTTTTCACAGAGCGTCTGGCTGCTGTTGATCCTGCCGCAGGTCGGCAGCAACGTTAGCCAGCGCAAAAGATTTAACGCGTTCCGCCGGTTGTTCAGCTGGCGGCAGCGAATTTATCTGTGGCTCGATGCGCTGCCGCAGCGCATTCAGCAGGGCGAGCAGCTGGAGAAGCGCATCAGCACTATGCCGCCCGTCGCGCGCAAGCTGATTTTTATCGTCTCCAGCCTCGCCGCCGCCGGGCTGGCGCTGCTCTGTATTTCGCAGCCGTTCGATCTGTTTACCCAGTTTATCTTCGTGGTGATGCTCTGGTCGCTGGCAATGATTGTGCGCCGCGTGCCGGGACGACTGGCGACCATGATGCTGATCGTGCTGTCGCTGACCGTCTCCTGCCGCTATCTCTGGTGGCGCTACACCTCAACGCTCAACTGGGACGATCCGGTCAGTCTGACCTTCGGCCTGCTGCTGATCGCGGCGGAAACCTACGCCTGGGTGGTGCTGGTGCTGGGCTATTTCCAGACGCTGTGGCCGCTGCATCGCCAGCCGGTATCGATGCCGGAAGATACGCGCCACTGGCCGACGGTGGATCTGCTGGTGCCCACCTACAACGAGCCGATGAGCGTGGTGAAGCCGACCATCTACGCCGCGCTGGGCATCGACTGGCCGAAGGATAAGCTCAATATCTTTATTCTGGACGACGGCGGCCGCGAAGAGTTTCGTCAGTTCGCCGCCAGCGTCGGCGTTAATTACGTCGCGCGCGCCACGCACGAGCATGCGAAAGCGGGCAACATCAACAACGCCCTGCGCACGGTGTGCAAAAGCGAATTCGTCACCATTTTCGACTGCGACCACGTGCCGACGCGCTCTTTCCTGCAAATGACGCTGGGCTGGTTCCTGAAGGATAAAAAGCTGGCGATGCTGCAAACGCCGCATCACTTCTTCTCGCCCGATCCCTTTGAGCGCAACCTGGGCCGCTTCCGCCGCACGCCGAACGAGGGGACGCTGTTCTACGGCCTGGTGCAGGACGGCAACGATACCTGGGACGCCACCTTCTTCTGCGGTTCCTGTGCGGTGCTGCGCCGCACCGCGCTGGATGAGATCGGCGGCATCGCCGTCGAAACGGTGACCGAGGATGCGCACACCTCGCTGCGTCTGCATCGGCGCGGTCACACCTCCGCCTATATCCGCATTCCGCAGGCGGCGGGGCTGGCGACGGAAAGCCTGTCGGCGCATATCGGCCAACGTATCCGTTGGGCGCGCGGCATGGTGCAGATTTTCCGGCTCGATAACCCGCTGATGGGGCGCGGACTGAAGCTGGTGCAACGCCTCTGCTACGCCAATGCCATGTTGCACTTTTTGTCGGGCATTCCGCGGCTGATCTTCCTGCTGGCGCCGCTCGCTTTCCTGCTCTGCCACGCCTATATCATCTTCGCCCCGGCGCTGGCGATCGCCATCTATGTAATGCCGCATATGCTGCACACCAGCCTCACCAACTCACGCATTCAGGGACGCTATCGTCACTCGTTCTGGAGCGAAGTGTACGAAACGGTGCTGGCCTGGTATATCGCCCGCCCCACCACGGTGGCGTTGTTTAACCCGCATAAAGGGAAATTCAACGTGACGGCGAAAGGCGGTCTGGTAGAGGAAAAGCATCTCGACTGGGTGATCACCAAGCCGTACATGATTCTGGTGCTGCTGAACCTGGCGGGCGTCTTTATGGCGGGCTGGCGCGTTGTCTACGGCCCGCAGAATGAAGTGCTGACGGTGCTGGTGAGCCTGCTATGGGTCTTTTACAACATGATTATTCTGGGCGGCGCGGTAGCGGTTTCCGTCGAGGCGCGTCAGATCCGCGAAGCGCACCGCGTAGAGATGGCGATGCCCGCCGCGATCGCGCGCAAGGATGGCCATATGCTGCCCTGCACCCTGCGCGACTATTCGGACGGCGGCGTCGGCGTTGAGCTGCGCGAGGCAGAGGCGCTGAAAGATGGCGAAGAGATTCATCTGCTGCTGCGCCGCAGCCAGCAGGAATTTAGCTTTCCCGCCACGGTGCAGTGCGTATTTGGCCGTCGGGCCGGTATTCGCCTGAAAAACCTGACCACCGAAGAGCATATCGACTTTATTCAATGCACTTTCGCCCGTGCCGATACCTGGGCGCTGTGGCAGGACGGTTTTCCTGAGGATAAACCGGTGCAGAGCCTGGCCGACATTATGATCCTGGGCTTTAAAGGCTACATCCGCCTGGCTGAATATGGCCCGGCCCGAATCCGCCAGCTGTTCCTGATGCTGACCGCCTTTCTTTCCTGGCTGGCGTCGTTTTTTCCCAAAGGCGTGGGAAGCGCGCCGGCAGGCGTTGCCGGTGTAAAACAATGA
- the bcsB gene encoding cellulose biosynthesis cyclic di-GMP-binding regulatory protein BcsB yields MTRKISWFTAMLMGLLPMAHGAPESNPAGQPTSMTQAAPSDMSAPATPSTSAGAATSTDAPVSADAAPAPAEPAAPVRTSELRFSNIAPAPGSFKLLGTRPDGQIEFGVRSDEVVTQAVLHLSYRPSPALLPTLSHFKVYLNEEPIGLVTITPDQPGKESQATVNIDPRFIGDFNRVRFELVGHYTNICENPANSAIWIDIGKESHLDLTLQKLPLKNDLSDFPEPFFDSRDNRPLQLPMVFAAAPDRTQQHAAGLLASWFGVQAQWRGQSFPVLYNQLPQQQHAVVFATNDQRPDFLKDYPPVDKPTVEIISQPDNPYQKMLLVLGRNDADLLTAAQGIAQGDVLLRGQSSTIEEVKQLAARQPYDAPNWVRTDRATKFSELQQYENQLQADGIQPYPVSLTLNLPPDLFLVRARGINMDIAYRYTSPLQNDGSRLAIHLNNQFMQDYPLQVKSDNGKQLLHIPLVSGLQDNSASLTIPALRLGVVNQLRFDFDYATTIIGGSNGDRCETVTPVTNHVVVDGNSTIDFSGYRHYIQMPSLRAFANAGFPFSRLADLSQTLVLINAQPRADQVSALLNALGNIGAQTGFPALNVQITDDWSKAKTADADLLMIGDIPADLREDRRINLLVDAAKSWVKKPVRQAPLDDVTAPASDRAVASQTTIVSDGPMAAIVGFQSPFHDQRSVVALLADSPRAYQLLNDALLDSGKRAAIYGSAAIIRESGVNSLRVGDSYFVGHLPWWERMWHALATHPALMALFAVIVVVLVALMVWRLMRLVTRRRLGNEDDE; encoded by the coding sequence ATGACGAGAAAAATAAGCTGGTTTACCGCAATGCTGATGGGCCTGCTGCCGATGGCGCATGGCGCACCTGAATCCAATCCGGCCGGACAGCCGACCAGCATGACGCAGGCGGCGCCTTCCGATATGTCGGCGCCGGCGACGCCGTCAACATCCGCAGGGGCAGCGACCTCTACGGACGCGCCCGTTTCCGCCGATGCGGCGCCCGCACCCGCCGAGCCCGCCGCGCCGGTGCGCACCAGCGAGCTGCGGTTCAGCAATATCGCGCCTGCGCCAGGCAGCTTTAAGCTGCTCGGCACGCGGCCGGATGGACAGATTGAATTCGGCGTGCGCAGCGATGAAGTGGTTACCCAGGCGGTGCTGCATTTGAGCTATCGTCCGTCGCCGGCGCTGCTGCCGACGCTGTCGCATTTTAAGGTTTACCTGAACGAGGAACCGATCGGGCTGGTGACCATCACGCCGGATCAGCCGGGCAAAGAGAGCCAGGCGACGGTAAATATCGACCCGCGCTTTATCGGCGACTTTAACCGCGTGCGCTTCGAGCTGGTCGGCCATTACACCAATATCTGCGAAAACCCGGCGAACAGCGCGATCTGGATCGATATCGGCAAGGAAAGTCACCTTGACCTGACGCTGCAAAAGCTGCCGTTGAAAAACGATCTCTCCGATTTCCCGGAGCCGTTCTTCGACAGCCGCGACAATCGCCCGTTACAGCTGCCGATGGTGTTCGCCGCCGCGCCGGATCGGACGCAACAGCACGCCGCAGGGCTGCTCGCCTCCTGGTTTGGCGTACAGGCGCAGTGGCGCGGTCAGTCCTTTCCGGTGCTCTATAACCAGCTGCCGCAACAGCAGCATGCGGTGGTATTCGCCACCAACGACCAGCGCCCCGACTTCCTGAAAGATTATCCGCCGGTGGATAAGCCGACCGTAGAGATCATCAGCCAGCCCGATAATCCGTATCAGAAAATGTTGCTGGTGCTGGGACGTAACGATGCCGATCTGCTGACGGCGGCGCAAGGCATCGCCCAGGGCGACGTGCTGCTGCGCGGCCAGTCCTCCACCATTGAAGAGGTGAAGCAGCTGGCGGCGCGCCAGCCTTACGATGCGCCGAACTGGGTGCGCACCGATCGCGCCACTAAATTCTCCGAGCTGCAACAGTATGAAAACCAGTTGCAGGCGGATGGCATTCAGCCTTATCCGGTCAGCCTGACGCTGAACCTGCCGCCCGATCTTTTCCTGGTGCGCGCGCGCGGCATCAATATGGATATCGCCTACCGCTACACGTCGCCGCTGCAAAATGACGGCTCGCGGCTGGCGATCCACCTGAACAACCAGTTTATGCAGGACTATCCGTTACAGGTGAAAAGCGATAACGGCAAACAGCTACTGCATATCCCGCTGGTGTCGGGCCTCCAGGATAACAGCGCCTCGCTGACCATTCCGGCGCTGCGCCTGGGCGTAGTAAACCAGCTGCGTTTTGACTTCGACTACGCCACCACCATTATCGGCGGCAGCAACGGCGACCGCTGCGAAACGGTGACGCCGGTGACCAACCATGTGGTGGTCGACGGCAACTCCACCATCGACTTCTCCGGCTATCGCCACTATATCCAGATGCCGTCGCTGCGCGCTTTCGCCAATGCAGGCTTTCCGTTCAGCCGCCTGGCCGATCTGTCGCAGACGCTGGTGCTGATAAACGCGCAGCCGCGCGCCGATCAGGTCAGCGCGCTGCTGAATGCGCTGGGGAATATCGGCGCGCAGACCGGCTTCCCGGCGCTGAACGTGCAGATTACCGACGACTGGTCAAAAGCGAAAACGGCGGACGCCGACCTGCTGATGATTGGCGATATACCTGCCGACCTGCGTGAAGATCGCCGCATTAACCTGTTAGTGGACGCGGCGAAAAGCTGGGTGAAAAAACCGGTGCGTCAGGCGCCGCTGGATGATGTGACCGCCCCGGCCAGCGATCGCGCGGTCGCCAGCCAGACCACCATCGTCTCTGACGGCCCGATGGCGGCGATCGTCGGCTTCCAGTCGCCGTTCCACGATCAGCGCAGCGTCGTCGCGCTGCTGGCGGACAGCCCGCGCGCGTATCAGCTTCTGAACGACGCGCTGCTCGACAGCGGCAAGCGCGCCGCGATTTATGGCTCGGCGGCGATTATCCGTGAATCGGGCGTCAACAGCCTGCGCGTGGGCGACAGCTATTTCGTCGGCCATCTGCCGTGGTGGGAACGTATGTGGCACGCGCTGGCGACGCATCCGGCGCTAATGGCGCTGTTCGCGGTGATTGTCGTCGTGCTGGTGGCGCTGATGGTGTGGCGACTGATGCGTCTGGTGACGCGCCGTCGTCTTGGCAATGAGGATGATGAGTGA
- the bcsZ gene encoding cellulose synthase complex periplasmic endoglucanase BcsZ, with protein sequence MLLMLMLAALRASADCAPWSDWAQFKRDYISEEGRVIDPSGGKNITTSEGQSYALFFSLVANDREMFDRLLGWTENNLAEGDLTQRLPAWLWGQESGSKKWQVLDKNPAADSDLWIGWTLLQASRLWHSRSYQVTGTLLLNRVAKEEVADLKGFGLMLMPGKYGFIEGDSWMINPSYLPLQLLAGLTRLKGPWPEINRNALRLLQETAPKGFSPDWYVWQSGSGWRPDKSKGPTGGYDAIRVYLWAGMLSDDDPRKATLLSHFAPMARLTEENGNPPERVDVLTGATINQGNVGFSAALLPFLQGSRALTAQQQRVQQQPPGSDAYYSSVLALFGVGWDENRYRFSAQGDLLPAWNQQCKNSD encoded by the coding sequence ATGTTGTTAATGCTGATGCTGGCGGCGCTGCGCGCCAGCGCTGACTGCGCCCCCTGGTCCGACTGGGCGCAGTTTAAACGCGACTACATCAGCGAAGAGGGCCGGGTGATCGATCCCAGCGGCGGGAAGAACATCACCACCTCGGAAGGGCAGAGCTACGCGCTGTTTTTCTCGCTGGTCGCCAACGACCGCGAGATGTTCGACCGCCTGCTGGGCTGGACGGAGAACAACCTGGCGGAAGGCGACTTAACGCAGCGCCTGCCCGCCTGGCTGTGGGGACAGGAGAGCGGCAGCAAGAAATGGCAGGTGCTGGATAAAAACCCCGCCGCCGATTCCGATCTCTGGATCGGCTGGACGCTGTTGCAGGCGAGCCGCCTGTGGCACAGCCGCAGCTACCAGGTGACTGGCACGCTGCTGCTCAATCGGGTGGCGAAAGAGGAAGTGGCTGACCTGAAAGGCTTCGGCCTGATGCTGATGCCGGGCAAATATGGCTTTATCGAAGGCGACAGCTGGATGATCAACCCCAGCTACCTGCCGTTGCAGTTGCTGGCGGGCCTGACCCGGCTGAAAGGGCCGTGGCCGGAGATCAACCGCAACGCGCTGCGCCTGTTGCAGGAGACGGCGCCGAAAGGCTTTTCGCCCGACTGGTATGTCTGGCAGAGCGGCAGCGGCTGGCGTCCCGATAAATCGAAAGGGCCGACTGGCGGTTACGATGCGATTCGCGTTTACCTTTGGGCCGGGATGCTCAGCGACGACGATCCGCGTAAAGCGACGCTGTTGTCGCACTTCGCGCCGATGGCGCGTCTGACGGAAGAGAATGGCAATCCGCCGGAGCGGGTCGACGTGCTGACCGGCGCGACCATCAATCAGGGCAACGTCGGCTTTTCCGCCGCGCTGCTGCCGTTCCTGCAGGGCTCTCGCGCTCTGACGGCGCAGCAACAGCGCGTGCAGCAGCAGCCTCCCGGCAGCGATGCCTATTACAGCAGCGTACTGGCGCTGTTCGGCGTCGGCTGGGATGAAAACCGCTATCGCTTTAGCGCGCAGGGCGACCTGTTACCGGCCTGGAACCAACAATGCAAAAATTCAGATTAA